One genomic region from Lonchura striata isolate bLonStr1 chromosome 23, bLonStr1.mat, whole genome shotgun sequence encodes:
- the APOA4 gene encoding apolipoprotein A-IV — translation MAPKAAALVLVLLAISGSRADVKPDEVASVIWKYFTELGSNAKDTVDQLQQTEISKQLNTLLRGNLQSVSAYAEDLQERLVPFATELQARLAQDSQRLKEQIRRELQELQAKLAPYADEVHQQIGSNIRQLQARMSPYAEELRSQVDRSAGELQRALEPYAAELRERLQDNADSIQASLSPYADRLQQQIDGGVESVKQRLSPVADELKAQVEQSVAELRRGLSPYAQEVQDGLNRQLESLSAQMERAAEELRARLAASSEELRAQLSPLARELREAASGDAESLRQRLAPLAQQLEQRVGHTLETFRQQAAPFGEAFGKQLVQRLEEMRGKLDSGAAGVEDHLELLEKEVREKVAAFLSTAAPPQD, via the exons ATGGCGCCCAAGGCGGCCGCCCTTGTCCTGGTTCTCCTTGCGATCTCAG GCTCGCGGGCCGATGTGAAGCCTGACGAGGTGGCCAGCGTGATCTGGAAGTACTTCACGGAGCTGGGCAGCAATGCCAAGGACACGGTGGACCAGCTGCAGCAGACGGAGATCAGCAAGCAGCTCAA caccctgcTGAGGGGCAACCTGCAGAGCGTCAGCGCCTACGCCGAGGACCTGCAGGAGCGCCTGGTGCCCTTCGCCACCGAGCTGCAGGCGCGGCTGGCGCAGGACTCGCAGCGGCTGAAGGAGCAGATCCGgcgggagctgcaggagctgcaggccaAGCTGGCGCCCTACGCCGACGAGGTGCACCAGCAGATCGGCTCCAACATCCGGCAGCTGCAGGCCAGGATGAGCCCGTACGCCGAGGAGCTGCGCTCGCAGGTGGACCGCAGCGCCGGGGAGCTGCAGCGGGCGCTGGAGCCCTACGCGGCCGAGCTGCGGGAGCGCCTGCAGGACAACGCCGACAGCATCCAGGCCTCGCTGAGCCCCTACGCCGACcggctgcagcagcagatcGACGGCGGCGTGGAGAGCGTCAAGCAGCGGCTGTCGCCCGTGGCGGACGAGCTGAAGGCGCAGGTGGAGCAGAGCGTGGCCGAGCTGcggcgcgggctcagcccctACGCGCAGGAGGTGCAGGACGGCCTCAACCGGCAGCTGGAGAGCCTGAGCGCGCAGATGGAGCGGGCGGCCGAGGAGCTGCGCGCCCGCCTGGCCGCCAGCTCCGAGGAGCTGCGGGCGCAGCTGAGCCCGCTGGCGCGGGAGCTGCGCGAAGCGGCGAGCGGCGACGCCGAGAGCCTGCGGCAGCGCCTGGcgcccctggcccagcagctggagcagcgcgTGGGGCACACGCTGGAGACCTTCCGGCAGCAGGCGGCTCCCTTCGGAGAGGCCTTCGGCAAGCAGCTGGTGCAGCGGCTGGAGGAGATGCGCGGCAAGCTGGACTCGGGCGCCGCCGGCGTGGAGGatcacctggagctgctggagaaggaggTGCGGGAGAAGGTGGCTGCTTTCCTCAGCACCGCCGCGCCCCCGCAGGATTAA
- the APOA5 gene encoding apolipoprotein A-V, which yields MLPRAALLLWLLAACPGGRGPGRAAAQAPLPAAVPAGKAAQGGLREHRSQLTGVKDSREHGKLGRDTMSLKESTQDGVSHTGGLLQKLSPLRPHEDSAGLRKAIRRELDGLRLKLAPYVDEAQQQVGKQLEELRQRLRPLAEELLEEVSLRARELRRRLLPDGAEELQRFLARYGDEIALHTEQAKDIFQPHAQRLLSEIRRNVRQLHRGVAPHARAGPEQLGRHIQELSAELTRGARDLHRRIQRNLEQLQAKLSPRPGGLGGRSREALAREVQRRVEEFRRDTYAQIQAFARVLDRETEEMRLKLSARPEPPEEPLDAAPSLEDLRARLDALWRDLALSLSERGGDGPGGPGDGPGGRGGHGEDPWEGGVPVVILGRVPGRVPRGVPGIPGRVPGRARGRSGAERE from the exons aTGCTGCCGAGGGCCGCgctgctcctctggctgctgGCCGCCTGCCCGGGCGGccgcgggcccggccgggcggcAGCGCaagccccgctcccggccgcggtgCCCGCGGGCAAGGCGGCGCAGGGAGGGCTCCGGGAGCACCGGAGCCAGCTGACCGGGGTCAAGGACAGCCGGGAGCACGGCaagctgggcagggacacgAT GAGCCTGAAGGAAAGCACGCAGGATGGGGTCAGCCACACGGGGGGCCTCCTGCAGAAGCTGTCGCCGCTGCGGCCGCACGAGGACTCGGCCGGCCTGCGCAAGGCCATCCGCAGGGAGCTGGACGGCCTGCGCCTCAAGCTGGCCCCGTACGTGGACGAGGCGCAGCAGCAGGTCGggaagcagctggaggagctgcggcagcggctgcggccgctggccgaggagctgctggaggaggtgTCGCTGCGGGCCCGCGAGCTGCGCCGCCGCCTGCTGCCCGACGGCGCCGAGGAGCTGCAGCGCTTCCTGGCTCGCTACGGCGACGAGATCGCCCTGCACACCGAGCAGGCGAAGGACATCTTCCAGCCCCACGCCCAGCGGCTGCTGAGCGAGATCCGGCGCAACGTGCGGCAGCTGCACCGCGGCGTGGCCCCGCACGCCCGCGCCGGCCCCGAGCAGCTCGGCCGCCACATCCAGGAGCTGTCGGCCGAGCTGACCCGCGGCGCGCGGGACCTGCACCGGCGGATCCAGCGgaacctggagcagctgcaggccAAGCTGAGCCCGCGGCCCGGCGGGCTCGGGGGCCGCTCCCGGGAGGCGCTGGCGCGGGAGGTGCAGCGGCGCGTGGAGGAGTTCCGGCGGGACACGTACGCGCAGATCCAGGCCTTCGCCCGCGTGCTCGACCGGGAGACCGAGGAGATGCGGCTGAAGCTCAgcgcccgcccggagccgcccgAGGAGCCGCTGGACGCGGCGCCATCCCTGGAGGATCTGCGCGCCCGGCTGGACGCGCTGTGGAGGGACCTGGCGCTGAGCCTGAGCGAGCGCGGCGGGGacggtcccgggggtcccggggacgGTCCCGGAGGTCGCGGGGGTCACGGGGAGGACCCCTGGGAGG ggggggtcccggtggtgATCCTGGGGCGGGTCCCGGGGCGGGTCCCGAGGGGGGTCCCGGGTATCCCGGGGCGGGTcccggggcgggcccggggccgctccggcGCTGAACGCGAATAA
- the ZPR1 gene encoding zinc finger protein ZPR1 yields MSALGALEAAAPAGAGAAGAALFRPLSAEDGEQQPAEIESLCMNCFRNGVTRLLLTRIPFFKEIIVSSFSCPSCSWSNTEIQAAGRIQEQGVRYTLAVSSRQDMNREVVKTESASVRIPELDFEIPAFSQKGVLTTIEGIIDRAVAGLEQDQPARRATDTEVARKIDEFIGKLRQLKEVRSPFTFVLDDPSGNSFVENPRAPHRDEALLVAHYRRSPQQCALLGLQGEEADAKPPDAAEDLRDEVLQFNTNCPECNAPASTNMKLVQIPHFKEVIIMATNCDSCGHRTNEVKSGGAIEPQGTRITLRITDPSDMSRDILKSETCSVEIPELEFELGMGALGGKFTTLEGLLKDIRELVEKNPFTLGDSSTASRTGKLQEFLGKLQEITEGKAQAHFIMDDPAGNSYLQNVYAPEEDPELHVQRYQRTFQQNEELGLNDMKTEGYEAQPASGR; encoded by the exons ATGTCGGCGCTGGGGGCGCTGGaggccgcggccccggcgggggcAGGGGCGGCCGGGGCGGCTCTGTTCCGGCCCCTCAGCGCCGAGGACGGCGAGCAGCAGCCGGCAGAGATCGAGTCCCTCTGCATGAACTGCTTCCGCAAC GGAGTGACACGGCTGCTGCTCACCAGGATCCCCTTTTTCAAAGAGATCATCGTCAGCTCCTTCTCgtgccccagctgctcctggtccAACACGGAGATCCAGGCAGCGGGCAGGATCCAGGAGCAGGGCGTGCGCTACACCCTGGCTGTCAGCTCCCGCCAG GACATGAACAGGGAGGTGGTGAAGACTGAGAGTGCCTCGGTCCggatcccagagctggactTCGAGATCCCGGCCTTCAGCCAGAAGGGAG tgctCACCACCATCGAGGGCATCATTGACAGAGCGGTGGCAGGCCTGGAGCAGGACCAGCCCGCCCGCAGG GCGACAGACACAGAGGTGGCAAGGAAGATCGACGAGTTCATCGGTAaactgaggcagctgaaggaagtGCGGTCCCCCTTCACCTTT GTCCTGGACGATCCCTCCGGGAACAGCTTCGTGGAGAACCCGCGGGCACCGCACAGGGACGAGGCCCTGCTGGTCGCTCACTACAGGAGGAGCccccagcagtgtgccctgctGGGCCTGCAG GGAGAGGAGGCCGACGCCAAGCCACCGGACGCTGCCGAGGACCTGAGGGACGAG GTGCTGCAGTTCAACACCAACTGCCCCGAGTGCAATGCCCCGGCCAGCACCAACATGAAGTTAGTGC AAATCCCTCACTTCAAGGAAGTGATCATCATGGCCACCAACTGTGACTCCTGCGGGCACAGGACCAACGAG GTGAAGTCTGGAGGGGCCATCGAGCCGCAGGGCACCAGGATCACCCTCAGGATTACGGACCCTTCCgacatgagcagggacatcctGAAG TCAGAGACGTGCAGCGTGGAGATCCCCGAGCTGGAGTTCGAGCTGGGCATGGGAGCGCTGGGGGGGAAGTTCACCACGCTGGAGGGGCTGCTGAAGGACATCCGTGAGCTG GTGGAGAAGAACCCCTTCACACTGGGGGACAGCTCCACGGCCAGCAGGACGGGGAAGCTGCAGGAGTTCCTTGGGAAGCTGCAGGAG ATCACCGAGGGGAAGGCCCAGGCTCACTTCATCATGGATGACCCCGCAGGCAACAGTTACCTGCAG AACGTGTACGCCCCGGAGGAGGACCCGGAGCTGCACGTGCAGCGCTACCAGCGCACCTTCCAGCAGAACGAGGAGCTGGGCCTCAACGACATGAAAACCGAGGGCTACGAGGCGCAGCCGGCCTCGGGGCGGTAG
- the BUD13 gene encoding BUD13 homolog, producing MAAPGVPKAAYLQRYLSGPAEPARARRRRRKINPRAGMRIVDDDVSWSSLAPQKEEEEEEEEGDMPVVAEFIDERPKEVKLMEEFRTNSKWKLLGDEDSQSSDISGPAKSATRRRHHDSPEPSTPAGRQDGSSELCPARRQRHDTPDPSPPRRQRHDTPDVSPPRRQRHDTPDPSPPRRQRHNTPDLSPPRRQRHDTPDPSPPRRQRHDTPDLSPPRRQRHDTPDPSPPRRQRHDTPDLSPPRRQRHDTPDPSPPRRQRHDTPDLSPPRRQRHDTPDLSPPRRRQRHDTPDPSPPRRQRHDTPDLSPPRRQRHDTPDPSPPRRQRHDTPDLSPPRRQRQDLSPRREKPGSPSGKKSQTKGRASPTHKDQHRSRSPPELSPRRQDSKGSPKKASTMASGGRAGLVSADVLQREKQELRKHERSTKHLEEESRNAQTVFRDKSGRKRNLAQEQLEQRLKAEAEAKREEQYAKWGKGLAQERQQQQNVEDAVKEMQKPLARYIDDQDLDRMLREQEREGDPMAALIKKRKAKENNKKEKPRYKGPAPPLNRFNIWPGHRWDGVDRSNGFEQQRFARIANKKAVQELAYKWSVEDM from the exons ATGGCGGCGCCGGGGGTGCCGAAGGCCGCGTACCTGCAGCGGTACCTGAgcggccccgccgagcccgcccgcgcccgccgccgccgcaggaAGATCAACCCCCGAGCCGG GATGCGCATCGTGGATGACGATGTCAGCTGGAGCAGCCTCGCCCcgcagaaggaggaggaggaggaggaggaggaaggggacatGCCTGTG GTGGCAGAGTTCATTGATGAGCGCCCCAAGGAGGTGAAGCTCATGGAGGAATTCCGAACAAACTCCAAATGGAAGCTCCTAGGAG atgAGGACTCACAGAGTTCGGATATTTCGGGACCTGCCAAGTCTGCTACGAG GCGGCGGCACCATGACTCCCCAGAGCCCTCGACCCCAGCAGGGAGACAGGATGGCTCCTCAGAGCTCTGTCCTGCGAGACGGCAGCGCCACGACACCCCTGACCCATCCCCTCCCAGGAGACAACGTCATGACACCCCAGATGTGTCACCCCCCAGGAGACAGCGCCATGACACCCCCGACCCATCCCCTCCTCGGAGACAACGTCACAACACCCCAGACTTGTCACCTCCCAGGCGACAACGTCATGACACCCCTGACCCATCCCCTCCCAGGAGACAGCGCCACGACACCCCAGACTTGTCACCCCCCAGGCGACAACGTCATGACACCCCTGACCCATCCCCTCCCAGGAGACAGCGCCACGACACCCCAGACTTGTCACCCCCCAGGCGACAACGTCATGACACCCCTGACCCATCCCCTCCCAGGAGACAGCGCCACGACACCCCAGACTTGTCACCCCCCAGGAGACAGCGCCACGACACACCAGATCTGTCACCTCCCCGGCGGCGGCAGCGTCACGACACCCCCGACCCCTCACCCCCCAGGAGACAACGTCACGACACCCCAGACTTGTCACCCCCCAGGAGACAGCGTCATGACACCCCTGACCCATCCCCTCCCAGGAGACAGCGTCATGACACCCCAGACCTGTCCCCTCCCCGGCGGCAGCGTCAGGATTTGTCACCTCGGAGAGAGAAGCCGGGGTCCCCGAGTGGGAAGAAGAGCCAGACGAAAG GACGGGCCTCACCCACCCACAAGGACCAGCACAGGTCACGGAGCCCCCCGGAGCTCTCCCCGCGTCGCCAGGATTCCAAGGGCTCTCCCAAGAAG gcCAGCACAATGGCGTCCGGGGGCCGAGCCGGCCTGGTGTCGGCCGATGTGCTGCAGAGGGAGAAGCAGGAGCTCCGCAAGCACGAGAGGAGCACCAAGCACCTGGAAG AGGAATCCCGGAACGCTCAGACCGTGTTCCGAGACAAGTCCGGCCGCAAGAGGAACctggcccaggagcagctggagcagaggctgaagGCTGAGGCAGAGGCCAAGAGAGAAGAGCAATATGCCAAGTGGGGAAAAGG gctggcacaggagaggcagcagcagcagaacgtGGAGGATGCAGTCAAGGAGATGCAGAAGCCCTTGGCCCGTTACATTGATGACCAGGACCTGGATCGAatgctgagggagcaggagagggaaggagaccCCATGGCTGCTCTCATCAAGAAGAGGAAGGCCAAGGAGAACAATAAGAAAG AAAAACCCAGGTACAAGGGACCAGCACCTCCACTCAACAGGTTCAACATCTGGCCTGGGCATCGCTGGGACGGTGTGGACAG GTCCAACGGGTTCGAGCAGCAGCGCTTCGCCCGCATTGCCAACAAGAAGGCCGTGCAGGAGCTCGCCTACAAGTGGAGCGTGGAGGACATGTAG